GACCCACCTAAGACCACCTGTCATGACCACTTCCAGGAATGGAACGAACGGCAGATCTTCCCAGCCATCCTGGCCGCGCTCTACGAGCTCGGCGAGGAGCAACGACTCCTCGACCTGCGCGAGGCATTCATTGACGGCACCTTCAGTGCCGCAAAAAAGGGGGCGCTGACGTCGGCCCCACCAAGAAGGGCAAAGGCACCAAGATCATGATCATGGTCGATGCGAGCGGCGTGCCGCTCGCGCTTCACACCTGTCGCGCCAGTCCAGCCGAGGTGACGCTCGTCCACGACACGTTGGACGCCTCCTTCGGTATGGATTTCCCCGAACGCCTCATCGGGGACAAGGCCTATGACAGCGACGGGCTGGATGCGGAGCTCGCGGTGCTCGGGATCGACATGATCGCGCCCAATCGCAGGAATCGAAAGAAAACCCAGGATGGTCGGCCACTGCGCCGTTATCGGCGGCGTTGGAAGGTCGAGTGCACCATCGCATGGCTCCAAAGCTTCCGCCAAGTGAGAACACGCGACGAAGTCAAAGCACAGAACGTTCTGGGGATGGTTCAGCTCGCCTGCATCGTCATCCTGCTCCGCGTGATTTCCGGATGATCTCTACTGTGGACTTCCCCAGCACTTCCAGACTCAACGGATTACCATTGAATACATTAGCCTGTCCTCAATGAAAGCCATCATTCCCGCTGCTGGCCTGGGCACGCGCCTGCGCCCCCTGACCTACACCCGGCCCAAGCCTGTGCTGCGCGTGGCAGGCAAGCCCATCATTCAGCACGCGCTGGAAACGCTGCAAGCAGCGGGAATCTCTGACATCGGGATCGTGGTCTCCGACATTACCCGCGACGAGATTCAGCACGCTATAGAACATGTCTCTAAGGTCAAGGTCACCCTGATTAACCAGCACGAGCAGCTCGGCCTGGGCCACGCCGTACTGACAGCCCGCGATTGGGTGGATCAGGAAGACTTCTGTGTGTATCTGGGCGACAACCTCTTTGAGTTTGGGGCGGCGCCCTTTGTAGAGCGCTTTCAAGCCGAGCGCCCCAGTGCCCTCATTGCCCTTGTGCAGGTGGAAGACCCCACCGCCTTTGGAGTGGCGCAGCTGGACGGCACCCGCATCACGCGGCTGGTCGAGAAGCCCAAGAACCCGCCCAGCAACCTCGCCGTAGCGGGGTTGTACTGCTTTACACCTGAGATTTTCTCTGTACTAGACGGCATGCCGGCCTCGGCCCGTGGTGAATACGAGATTACCGACGGGATCCAGGGATTGATTGAGCGGGGCTGCGCCGTAACAGGGCAAGCCGTGAAAGGCTGGTGGAAGGACACGGGTCGCCCCGCCGACCTGCTGGACGCCAATCGCCTACTGCTAGAACGCACGGAGACTAACATTCAGGGTGAGGTCAGCGCGTCGCAGATTACCGGCCGCGTGGTCATTCCCGCCTCGGCACGGGTCGTTCGCAGCAAGATTGTTGGCCCCGTGATGCTGGGAGACAACGTGGTCATCGAGGACGCCTACATAGGGCCTTTTACGAGTATTGGCGACGGCAGCGTGGTGCGCGGCGCCGAGGTTGAGCACAGTGTGGTGGATGAAGGTGCGCGCATCGAGAATGTGAACCGGCGGCTGCAAGACTGCCTGATTGGCGTGCGTGCCCAGGTGCGCGGTGGGCACACCATTCCGCGAGCCCACAAGCTGACCATCAGCGACGCCAGCGTGGTTGAGCTGGCCTGAACGCGGTTACCAGTGCTGGCGGACAGGTCTGATACGGACGCTAACCCCAGCGTTTGCAACAACGATGAAATCCAAGCGGACTTGCAATGCTGCACAGCAGAGCGGGTGGGAGCAAAGGCGGCTGACGGGCGTGGAGT
The Deinococcus betulae DNA segment above includes these coding regions:
- a CDS encoding glucose-1-phosphate thymidylyltransferase → MKAIIPAAGLGTRLRPLTYTRPKPVLRVAGKPIIQHALETLQAAGISDIGIVVSDITRDEIQHAIEHVSKVKVTLINQHEQLGLGHAVLTARDWVDQEDFCVYLGDNLFEFGAAPFVERFQAERPSALIALVQVEDPTAFGVAQLDGTRITRLVEKPKNPPSNLAVAGLYCFTPEIFSVLDGMPASARGEYEITDGIQGLIERGCAVTGQAVKGWWKDTGRPADLLDANRLLLERTETNIQGEVSASQITGRVVIPASARVVRSKIVGPVMLGDNVVIEDAYIGPFTSIGDGSVVRGAEVEHSVVDEGARIENVNRRLQDCLIGVRAQVRGGHTIPRAHKLTISDASVVELA